The Micromonospora sp. M71_S20 genome window below encodes:
- the fusA gene encoding elongation factor G, with the protein MAAADALANVRNIGIMAHIDAGKTTTTERILFYTGITYKIGEVHEGGAVMDWMEQEQERGITITSAATKCEWKGHTIQIIDTPGHVDFTVEVERSLRVLDGAVAVYDGVAGVEPQTENVWRQADKYNVPRMCFVNKLDRTGADFFRCVQMMIDRLNATPLVLQIPIGAESDFIGVVDLVEMRALTWRGETQKGEDYAIEEIPADLADSAAEWREKLMETLADVDDAVMEKYLEGEEISVEEIKAAIRRATIDGKANPVLTGTAFKNKGIQPMLDAVVAYLPSPLDIPAIEGTATDGETPLQRKPSKSEPFSGLAFKIQTDKHLGKLTYVRIYSGTLESGSQVVNSTKDRKERIGKIYQMHANKREERGSAQAGDIIAVQGLKQTTTGDTLCDPANPVILESMTFPEPVIEVAIEPKTKADQEKLSTAIQRLAEEDPTFRVKLDDQTGQTVISGMGELHLDILVDRMRREFNVEANIGKPQVAYRETIRRKVEKVEYTHKKQTGGSGQYARVIISLEPLPLGNDAPTYEFANAVTGGRIPREFIPSVDAGAQDAMQYGILAGFPLVGVKLTLVDGQYHEVDSSEMAFKIAGSMAMKEAARKADPALLEPMMAVEVTTPEENMGDVIGDLNSRRGIIQAMEERSGARVVKALVPLSEMFGYVGDLRSKTQGRASYSMQFDSYAEVPSSVAKEIIAKATGE; encoded by the coding sequence GTGGCCGCCGCAGACGCGCTCGCCAACGTACGCAACATCGGCATCATGGCCCACATCGATGCCGGTAAGACCACCACCACCGAGCGGATCCTGTTCTACACCGGCATCACGTACAAGATCGGTGAGGTCCACGAGGGCGGTGCCGTCATGGACTGGATGGAGCAGGAGCAGGAGCGTGGTATCACCATCACCTCCGCTGCTACCAAGTGTGAGTGGAAGGGCCACACGATCCAGATCATCGACACGCCCGGCCACGTCGACTTCACGGTCGAGGTCGAGCGGTCGCTGCGGGTGCTGGACGGCGCGGTAGCGGTCTACGACGGTGTCGCCGGCGTGGAGCCGCAGACGGAGAACGTCTGGCGGCAGGCGGACAAGTACAACGTCCCCCGGATGTGCTTCGTCAACAAGCTCGACCGGACCGGTGCCGACTTCTTCCGCTGCGTGCAGATGATGATCGACCGGCTCAACGCCACCCCGCTGGTTCTCCAGATCCCGATCGGCGCCGAGTCCGACTTCATCGGCGTGGTCGACCTGGTCGAGATGCGGGCCCTCACCTGGCGCGGCGAGACGCAGAAGGGTGAGGACTACGCGATCGAGGAGATCCCGGCCGACCTCGCCGACTCCGCCGCCGAGTGGCGCGAGAAGCTGATGGAGACCCTGGCCGACGTCGACGACGCGGTGATGGAGAAGTACCTGGAGGGCGAGGAGATCTCCGTCGAGGAGATCAAGGCCGCCATCCGCCGGGCCACCATCGACGGCAAGGCCAACCCGGTTCTCACCGGCACCGCCTTCAAGAACAAGGGCATCCAGCCGATGCTCGACGCGGTCGTCGCGTACCTGCCGTCGCCGCTGGACATCCCGGCGATCGAGGGCACGGCCACCGACGGCGAGACGCCGCTGCAGCGCAAGCCGTCCAAGTCGGAGCCGTTCTCGGGCCTCGCCTTCAAGATCCAGACGGACAAGCACCTCGGCAAGCTCACCTACGTCCGGATCTACTCCGGCACGCTCGAGTCCGGTTCCCAGGTGGTCAACTCCACCAAGGACCGCAAGGAGCGGATCGGCAAGATCTACCAGATGCACGCCAACAAGCGGGAAGAGCGCGGCTCGGCCCAGGCTGGCGACATCATCGCGGTGCAGGGTCTGAAGCAGACCACCACCGGTGACACGCTGTGCGACCCGGCGAACCCGGTCATCCTGGAGTCGATGACCTTCCCGGAGCCGGTCATCGAGGTCGCCATCGAGCCGAAGACCAAGGCCGACCAGGAGAAGCTCAGCACCGCCATCCAGCGGCTGGCCGAGGAGGACCCGACCTTCCGCGTCAAGCTGGACGACCAGACCGGCCAGACGGTCATCTCCGGCATGGGCGAGCTGCACCTGGACATCCTGGTCGACCGGATGCGCCGCGAGTTCAACGTCGAGGCCAACATCGGCAAGCCGCAGGTGGCGTACCGCGAGACCATCCGCCGCAAGGTGGAGAAGGTCGAGTACACCCACAAGAAGCAGACCGGTGGTTCCGGCCAGTACGCCCGGGTGATCATCAGCCTGGAGCCGCTGCCGCTGGGCAACGACGCCCCGACCTACGAGTTCGCCAACGCGGTGACCGGTGGCCGCATCCCCCGGGAGTTCATCCCGTCGGTGGACGCGGGCGCGCAGGACGCCATGCAGTACGGCATCCTCGCCGGCTTCCCGCTGGTGGGTGTCAAGCTGACGCTGGTGGACGGCCAGTACCACGAGGTCGACTCGTCGGAAATGGCATTCAAGATCGCCGGCTCGATGGCGATGAAGGAGGCGGCCCGCAAGGCCGACCCCGCGCTCCTCGAGCCGATGATGGCCGTTGAGGTCACCACTCCTGAGGAGAACATGGGTGACGTCATCGGCGACCTCAACTCCCGCCGCGGCATCATCCAGGCGATGGAGGAGCGCAGCGGCGCCCGCGTCGTCAAGGCTCTGGTGCCGTTGTCGGAGATGTTCGGCTACGTCGGCGACCTGCGGTCGAAGACCCAGGGCCGGGCTAGCTACAGCATGCAGTTCGACTCCTACGCCGAGGTTCCGTCCTCGGTCGCGAAGGAGATCATCGCCAAGGCGACGGGTGAGTGA
- the rpsG gene encoding 30S ribosomal protein S7: protein MPRKGPAPRKPLVADPVYNSPLVTQLVNKILLRGKRQLAERIVYAALEGCREKSGTDPVVTLKRAMDNVKPTLEVRSRRVGGATYQVPVEVRPARATTLGLRWLVTYSRARREKTMIERLMNELLDASNGLGAAVKRREDTHKMAESNKAFAHYRW from the coding sequence GCTCCGCGGAAGCCGCTGGTCGCTGACCCGGTGTACAACTCGCCGCTGGTCACCCAGTTGGTGAACAAGATCCTCCTGCGCGGTAAGCGTCAGCTCGCCGAGCGCATCGTCTACGCCGCCCTCGAGGGCTGCCGCGAGAAGTCCGGCACCGACCCGGTCGTCACCCTCAAGCGGGCGATGGACAACGTCAAGCCGACCCTCGAGGTGCGCAGCCGCCGCGTCGGTGGCGCCACCTACCAGGTCCCGGTCGAGGTCCGCCCCGCCCGGGCGACCACCCTGGGCCTGCGCTGGCTGGTCACCTACTCCCGCGCCCGTCGCGAGAAGACCATGATCGAGCGGCTGATGAACGAGCTGCTGGACGCGAGCAACGGCCTCGGTGCCGCCGTCAAGCGGCGCGAGGACACGCACAAGATGGCCGAGTCCAACAAGGCCTTCGCGCACTACCGCTGGTAA